TATTAAGGGTTGAGCGAAGCGAATCCATATATGTAGATTAAGATGGTCGTTTTGGTATGATAAATGATTTGAAATGAGAAAAGATGGGCCGGAAAGCTACCGCGAAGCGGTTTCGTTCATCAGTAGGTTCGCTTAACCTTTGGTATTCTCAATAAAACGGTAGATATCAGTTGCGGAAATTCCTGCGATATTCGATTTAAATCACAGTTTACCAGGATTTGACAAACCGGGCGTTGCCGGTGTAACCTTCAGATATCCATTTGATATTTGCAATAAACTCATCGATTTTGATAGTTGGTAATTTCTCAATATATCACCACCTGAAAATATTTAAGGATTGATAGAAAAGTCTCAAATCCTTCTCTGCTAAAATTACTCATCTTTTAAAGAGATTGAAAAGACTATGTTTCATACAGGATCAGAACTTTTTGAAAGATTTAATTTATCTCTTGAATCTGAAATAATTTATTCTGACTATAGTAGAAGTATGATTTTCGTTTATCGACACGCAATTAAGTTCACAGACAAAGCAATCCTAATCCTATACCCGGCCAAAGACCATGGCGATTGGATTGAAGCTGAGAGCATTGATTTCAGCCCTTGGGAGAACATAATCGGATTCCAGAATTTTCGAGGGAGTGATGCTATAGAGGAATTTTCACGCCCTGAAATAGACAATTGGCTCTCGACAATTCCTACTTCTTGCCTCCAGTATCCATTCCTTTATGCCCGACAAGGCAAAGTCGCCTATATTGTTGAAGGGGTTCCGAAATCGGCACACAGCAGAAAAGGGAAAGAAAGATTAAAACAAGAGGTCCTGAAACGAAAAGATCTAATACAAGAATATTTCGGATCACCAGCCACAGGCCCCGTAGAAATTATGATTGATATCTTCTCATCAGACTTTAAGCGATTACCTGATGTGGACCGAGCATCAATAACAATCATGGATGCTTTTGAAGGAGCTGTTTATGAGAATGATAAACAAGTTAGGCATTTACAGCCCCGTGTATTTTCATCCACTTCGGCATTTATAAAGCTCGAATGTCAGACAGAACCCATGGAGGGTTATACTGTTGAAAATATTACAGCGGGCTCACTTTATCCTCTCGCTACAGGTGTTCTTGACTACTATGTAGTTCGAATAAATACATACAGAAGTTAAGCCAACAATTCACTGGTGCCGACCCAAAAAGCAGGGCGGCGCAGTTTGACCATTAAGTTTACGGTGGAAATGGAAATGAAGCAACTTGAAAGTGGAACTGTCATATCAGACTCAGGCAAAGTTCTTCAATTCAGTATCGACAACTTCGTTCAAAATATATGCCTTGCTGATAATTGTTTCATCTGTTCAGCGACGCGAGATGAAAGACAGTTCAATGATGAGCACATTATTCCTAGATGGGTCTTGAAGAAATACGAACTTTATCAGAAGTTTATCACACTGCCAAACGGTAAAAAATTTCGGTACGACAAGTACAAAATTCCTTGTTGTAAAGAATGCAACGGTCTACTCGGTCAAACATTTGAAGACAAGATATGTGATGCACTTTCCAAGGACTTCGACACCTTCCGAATTTTTCTTTCCGAGCACTATCCGCTCTTATTTGTTTGGATGGCATTGATATTCCTGAAAACACACCTAAAAGACAGATTCTTTCGTGAGGAATTTACCAAGGAGGAGAAGATCAGCGATTCTTATGACTGGGAGACGCTTCACCATATTCACTGTCTTGTTCTGGCAGTCTGTAACGGAATCGCTATTGATCCGAAGGCGCTGGGAACCTTGATAGTCTTACCTGTTGTAAAGTCAGATTTCTACGATCCATTCGACTATACAGACCTGTACTATTGTATGACCATGCTTATCAAATTCGGTGAAATTGCAGTCTTGGCTGTTTTGAATTACTCATGTGCCGCCATGAACATTCAAAAAGATATTCTTAAGCGTATTCGAGGTCGACTAAATCCGCTGCAACTTAAGGAGCTAGTAGTAAGATTTGCGCACTGTAACATCTCATTGATAAACAGACCTGAATTCTTTACGTCTGTGGATACTAAACAAAACCTAATCAAGATTGAGGCGAAATTGCCAGAAAGGTTAGAAATTCAGGAATTCAATAGGAAGGAATATGGTGCAATGTTGTACGAGTTTCTCAAGCCTGTGCTCCAAAACTATAAAAGCCACAATAGGGAGTGGGAGGTAGAACACTTAAAAGCTGGCGATTTGTCATATCTATTTGACGAAAATGGAAAGTTCAATGAGCGTTCAATTGTTTTTAGAAATAAAAGTGGAAATGAAATAGTTGAAACCTAATCTGGCGTTTTACTCGGAATTTTGTTCCGCCTTGCTCCACACAATCCGCTTAACTATTCGATAAAGTACAGATACTCCAACATATCCAAACTTTGAGAGCCACCTAAAAAGTAGTGATATTTTATTGTCAATCGAAGCCCTAACTTGCTTTCCAATTGTTTCAAATCAAGTATAGGTCAGAGCAGATTATCTACTGCGTTGGTTCGGTTTTTAAGAAACTCGACATACTAATATTTATAGTCTAGTCCCTGAAAAATCACCCCGTTTTTTTATCACACTGATTTTTAGCGGGGGTAAACGAGCATTGGAGAGATGCCATCCGGCGCTTAAACTTTCTACAAATTTCTTTACACCGTGTCGGAAAGCTTTAGGCTGAATTTTCGGGTTTTTTGTTTTAAAGATCCGGTTTTTTGAGGGATAAATGAACGTTCGGTGAATGAGGCTTCATGGTTTCTGTCTATCAGTATAAGTGAGGACGAGCGTGTTCCGTAAATGTCACTGGTAATAAATACCGGAGAAAGTATTCGTTCCCAGTTAAGGTCGATACCCGTGTCCGGAAGTTTGCTGTCAGGGGCAACAGTCCGGTCGGCAAGGAGGCGGAAAATATCTTCAGCATTGATTGGTTTTTCTCCGGCAACAAGTTTTTTAAGACCTTCCTTTCCTTTTTCCACCTTTGGCCAGGGTGTATCAAGCAGGTGGTTGCTCAGGCCGTAAAGCCCGGGTTTCAGTTCTTTAATCTTTTCTGTTTTATTTGAATAGTAATACAGCTCGTTTTTGTCCCCGATAAGCAGGTTGAACCCGTTATACCTGTATCCAATGGTTTTGACGTGTTTAAGATATGTTTTAGGAGCCTCTGTTCCCTTGAGATAATCACTGACCAGAAGACCGCGGGATGGCGCAGTTGGGTCGACCGGAGGCGGCTCACGAAAATTTGTAATAGCGGCAATTCGACCGGTTTTAGTTATTCCCAGCCAGGTTCCCTCTCCTTTAAGATCACGTCCGGCCAGCACAGCAGGTGCATCATCCCATAGCGCCAGTGGACTGGTAGGGCGATCATAAAATTCATCCCTGTTGGCTGCAAGGATCAGCCGGTAATCAGGATGCTGGTGGTATGAAAAAATAATCAGGCACATTTTCTCTCCATTGACCTGGTATGTATTAGTGTGTTATAGACCCTACACTAAATTTTGTTAAGTAAAAACTAAAAAATAATCAGGAGGTTTCGACAATGAGAGATGTGGTAATTGTAAGTGGGTCCAGAACGGCTATCGGTTCTTTTGGCGGGGGATTAAAGAGTGTTCCTGTGGTCGAGCTTGGATCGATCGTAATGAAAGATGTTTTGAAACGGATTAAACTGAAACCGGTAATAAATGAACAAATGCAGGAAGCTGCACCGGATAAACTCAAAGACCAGGGAATGATCGACCTTGAAAAAAAATCGTACGATTTTGATGATGCTTTTGTTCCCGTGACCATAGATGAGGTAATTATGGGTAATGTGCTCCAGGCCGGACAGGGGCAGAATACAGCGAGACAATCCATGATCGGCGCAGGAATTCCAAAAGAGACTCCGGCATTTACCATAAACAAGGTATGTGGGTCCGGGCTTAAAGCGATTGCACTGGGCGCTGCGGAAATAATGACAGGGGGATCAGACGTTGTTCTTGCAGGTGGTCAGGAAAATATGAGCATGGCTCCCATGGCTTTACCAAAGGCTCGCTGGGGGCATAGAATGGAGCTTACCGGTAAAGGTGATATATATGATTTGATGGTGTTTGATGGACTGTATGAAATTTTTTATGGCTACCACATGGGGCTGACCGCGGAAAACATTGCATCCACGTATGAGATCGGCAGGCAGGAGCAGGATGAGCTGGGTGTTTTAAGCCACTCCCGCGCGCGAATGGCGATCGAAGAAGGCATCTTCGGCCAGGAAATCGTTCCGGTGGTAATAAAGACACGTAAGGGTGAGATCGTATTTGACGTCGATGAACGCCCCATGGAAACGAGCATGGAAAAAATGGCAAAATTAAGGCCGGCATTTAAAAAGGACGGAAGTGTAACAGCCGGTAATGCTTCTGGAATCAACGATGCAGCAGCGGCAGTCCTGCTGATGAGCGCTGATAAGGCAAAAGAGATGAACCTTGAGCCAGTGGTGAAAATCAAAGCATTTGCTTCAGGTGGTGTTGATCCTGCCTACATGGGCCTTGGCCCTGTTCCCGCAGTGCGGAAAGTGTTAAAGACTGCAGGCATGACTTTGGATGATATTGACATGATTGAGTTAAATGAGGCCTTTGCAGCGCAGGCCATTGGCTGTATGCGTGAGCTCGGGATTGATAATGAAAGACCCAATGAGCTGGGAAGCGGTATCTCCCTGGGCCATCCTATCGGATGCACCGGCGCCCGCCAGATGGTATCCGGAATGAACCAGATGAAGCGCAAAGGGT
The nucleotide sequence above comes from Thermodesulfobacteriota bacterium. Encoded proteins:
- a CDS encoding NRDE family protein, coding for MCLIIFSYHQHPDYRLILAANRDEFYDRPTSPLALWDDAPAVLAGRDLKGEGTWLGITKTGRIAAITNFREPPPVDPTAPSRGLLVSDYLKGTEAPKTYLKHVKTIGYRYNGFNLLIGDKNELYYYSNKTEKIKELKPGLYGLSNHLLDTPWPKVEKGKEGLKKLVAGEKPINAEDIFRLLADRTVAPDSKLPDTGIDLNWERILSPVFITSDIYGTRSSSLILIDRNHEASFTERSFIPQKTGSLKQKTRKFSLKLSDTV
- a CDS encoding acetyl-CoA C-acetyltransferase: MRDVVIVSGSRTAIGSFGGGLKSVPVVELGSIVMKDVLKRIKLKPVINEQMQEAAPDKLKDQGMIDLEKKSYDFDDAFVPVTIDEVIMGNVLQAGQGQNTARQSMIGAGIPKETPAFTINKVCGSGLKAIALGAAEIMTGGSDVVLAGGQENMSMAPMALPKARWGHRMELTGKGDIYDLMVFDGLYEIFYGYHMGLTAENIASTYEIGRQEQDELGVLSHSRARMAIEEGIFGQEIVPVVIKTRKGEIVFDVDERPMETSMEKMAKLRPAFKKDGSVTAGNASGINDAAAAVLLMSADKAKEMNLEPVVKIKAFASGGVDPAYMGLGPVPAVRKVLKTAGMTLDDIDMIELNEAFAAQAIGCMRELGIDNERPNELGSGISLGHPIGCTGARQMVSGMNQMKRKGYNTGLITMCIGGGMGMAMIIER